The DNA region attaatttacaatccttatcatcttccatatctattaatttccaatccttatcctcatCTTCTTCCATGTTTATTCATttacaatccttatcatcttccatttttattaatttccaatccttatcctcacCATCCCTACCAATTCGTCCACCATCTTCCCTTCCAAACCAACAATTTAAGTAATCACTTCTCGGTTCAGCATCTACAAAAACGAGACGCCCTTGACAGTgacgtcatggagagagagagagagagagagagagagagagagagagagagagagagagagataatatccatATGGGAATGAAATGGAAAGTGGTAGCTGATACAAACTCGTTGGTTGGAAGGTGTGAAAGTGTATGGTTAGTATACTCgggtatatggggggggggggaggggtgagaaTCACATATGCAAATGATTTCTTTATAGTGGGTGTCTTAGGGAAGAACAACAACGTgagttagtgttatatatatatatatatatatatatatatatatatatatatatatatatatatatatatatgtgtgtgtgtgtgtgtgtgtgtgtgtgtgtgtatgaatatatatatgtatatatacacatatatatgtgtacacacacacacacatatatatatatatatatatatatatatatatatatatatatatatatatatatatatatatatacatttatgcatgtgcatatagagtaggtataaatatgcaaaaacattataatatatcttatatatataaatatatatgtatatgtgtgtgtatgtataagtatataaacatatatatatatatatatatatatatatatatatatatatatatatatatatatatatatatatatacatatataacagcaTATGAAAACTAAAATCAAAACCTTATCAATCCTATATCTGTAAACATGGTATCAGGTATCTATACAAGGGCTGCAATATTGTTTCTCAAACAGAAGAACTCAAATTATTTCATAGTTTCATCAGCATGAAAAGAATCACAGGAAATCTCATGCTAAGATTAGCTCTAGAGAAAatgaatcataaaatattttatcaaaatatataaaatataacgaaGTGATCGTAATTCCATATTcatgattacaacaacaacaacaacaacagcaacagcaacaacaacaacaactactactactacgactactacaacaacaactactactactactactactactactcctactactactactaataataataaaaattctaataataatgatactaatatcaataataaatgataataataattatattgataacaacaacaacaacaacaacaacaacaataataataataataataaaaattctaacaataataataataataataataatagggagaccTGAatcaatcacattattattattattattattattattattattattattagctaagctataagcctagttggaaaagcaggattctataagcccatacactccaacagggaaaaatatcccagtgaggaaatgaaataagaaaataaataaactataatatgtGAAGTGatgattaaagaatataaaaatatcttaagatcagtaacaaagttaaaatagatatatcacatgaactatgaagagacttatgtcaaactattcaacataaaaacatttgctgcaagtttgaacttttgaagttcaatcgattcaactaccctatgattaggaagttcattccataatctggtcatagctggaataaaacctctaggatactgtgtagtattaagccttatgatggagaaggcctgactattagaattaactgtctatctatagtcaattctatttagtgaggcagatttgcacctactcgctgattggttgggcaagatgaatctaaccaatcagcgatcagaaaactattccgagctaaaaggacacccgtgcgagtcggtacaaatctgcctcactaaaaagaattgactatagtatcacgTACGTTAGTAACCTCAGTGCTAATCTTTTATCAAACCAACCACTCTCctgttaactttaaaaaaaaattaaataccttcagaaaaatcaaaatatttataacTCAAGTTACTGTTAGCAAtatcactgactggtgaacgccagactggggttcgagtcccgctgaaactcgttagttcatttggtctctacaacctcaccatccttgtgagctaaggatgtggggtttgggggaacctatagggctatcagctgagtcaccagcagccattgcctagccctccttggtactaacttgtgtggagagggggcttatatgctgatcatatgtatgttatggttagtttctagggcattgtcgtgcttgatagagaaatatcacagtcccttgcctctgccattcatgaacgggaAAGTAAGTGAAGTAAGTTAGTACTGCAATATCCTTAACATAGATATAcagtgaagaaaattaaataaaggaaGAAATCATAGCAGAATGTAAGCTTGAGCTCGCTTGAGCTCGCCCCAAAGGTACATTGAAAACAAGAGTATAAAAACCTTCCAGAAACCAAAAAGAAACCCCAAAAACCCTGCAGATTGAAAACAAGAGTATAAAAACCTTCCAGAAACCAAAAAGAAACCCCAAAAAACCTGCAGATTGAAAACAAGAGTATAAAAACCTTCCAGAAACCAAAAAGAAACCCCAAAAAAACCTGCAGATTGAAAACAAGAGTATAAAAAAACTTCCAGAAACCAAAAAGAAACCCCAAAAAACCTGCAGATTGAAAACAAGAGTATAAAAAACTTCCAGAAACCAAAAAGAAACCCCAAAAAACCTGCAGATTGAAACCACATCATCAAAGAACCAACGCAAGACCAATTGCCAATCTGGAACGAAGAATTAAATTGATAATCATATCAAAACAAAAAACTAGAATAGTCTTACGTAAGCATAAGCACGTCCGCCATATTGCTTAGCCCTTCtgtaggaaaccccccccccccccgcctggaTATATCCATCTGCCTAACAACAAGGATACAGTGACCCTCAAGGAAGGGCTCTCCTGCCACGCCCTTCAATCATCTCcctctgaggaggaggaggaatgccCTAGGACTGGATGAGACCCAGTTAACCCCCCTGCGTGCCCACAGCGTCCTCGTAGCCAGGTTTGGAGGTCGGGTAGGCCCCCATTCGGGTATAAAAAGGAATGGAGGCAACTTGTAAAGCACCAATTGCAAAGACGACCTTTGTCAAAGCGCATCCTCTTCTCCCAAGCCTTCCTTCAAAGATGAAGTTTGTGAGTATTtcgaagggtctctctctctctctctctctctctctctctctctctctctctctgatgtcttTTATAAGAATAACAATACATTTTCCATTTGTGAGACAGATTTCTGTACCTATCTAATTCCCATTCACAGACaataagtcttctctctctctctctctctctctctctctctctctctctctcttcataagtgTTCAAAATCCTCATTCTTTCAACATAATCCTTCCTATAtatgacctttctctctctctctctctctctctctctctctctctctctctctctctctctctctctctctctctctcttcataagtgTTCAAAATCCTCATTCTTTCAACATAATCCTTCCTATAtatgacctttctctctctctctctctctctctctctctctctctctctctctctctctctctctctctctcttcataagtgTTCAAAATCCTCATTCTTTCAACATAATCCTTCCTATatatgacacccccccccctctctctctctctctctctctctctctctctctctctctctctctctctctctctctctctctctctctctggtaaatttTAAAAGGATATCAATGCATCCTCCATTTGAGAGACAGTTTTCAGTCCCTATCCAATATCTATTCACAGACACTACATCAAGGGGTCAAAGATTTTATCTTAATTTCTAAGTTTTCCAAACGTTCCTCAAAATGTTTTCCCGAACGTTTCTGAAATGTCTTCCCAAAGGTTTTTCTAAAAGTTTTCCCAAAGGTTTTTCTAATAGTTCTCCCAAACGTTTTTCAAATGTTTTCCCAAACATTTTTTCAAGTTTTCCCAAACGTTTCTCAAAATGTTTTCCCAAACGTTTCTAAAAGTCTTCCCAAAGGTTTGTTCAAAAGTTTTCCCAAACGTTTTCTAAGTTTTCCCAAACGTTTTCTAAGTTTTCCCAAACGTTTTCTAAGTTTTCCCAAACGTTTCTGAAATGTCTTCCCAAAGGTTTTTCTAATAGTTCTCCCAAACGTTTTTCAAATGTTTTCCCAAACATTTTTTTAAGTTTTCCCAAAGGTTTTTCTCAAACGTTTTCCTAACCGTTTTCCAAAACATTTTCCTAACCGGTTTCCAAAACGTTTCCAGGTAGCACTGCTGGCGCTGGTCGGACTGGCGAGCTGCCGTACTACACTAATTGGAGGGGACCGGGCCACTGACGTCACTCTGCAGTACAGGTAAGTCAATAGACAATTATCTATTTCTTGCTAAATCTTCCTTTATGTCTAGAGGAATGTTCATCAATTCATAAGATATCGTTCATAATTTGTGTGATTTcctgaagattttcttcttttgcAATGCCATTCTCTAAGAAATTAGAATCACAGGATGAAATAAACTTATTTTAGTGAAGAGAATGAATAACTCGTGGACGGATCAACGTAAAGTCACAGCCACGTTAACAGCTTAACTATTcataaggggatgtattgtgaccgctgctaacgagggagacaacgtgattggctatgacgtcatcagggggtggggcttattttgcccagaaTCTTTGTAGCAATATAGTTGGGTCTATGGGATGCACCACTTACTCTTATTTTTGGGTACCTTCAGATAttgcttttattttcttatattatttaaaGTAtcattgctagtagtagtagtagtagtagtagtagtagaagtagtagtagtagtagaagtagtagtagtagtgttagtagtagtagtagtagtagtagtagtaatggtggtATAACTTGTGGTCTTTTCAGCTACCTTGATGAATTTGGTCGCGAAATAGACGTAAGCTTGGAGGCTGACCGACTTGGGCTAGGCCTGCTGAACGCAGCTCCAGCTCCTACCCTGAAGGCTGCCCCTGCTCCTGCTCCAGCCCCTGCTCCTGCCCCTGCTCCTGCACCAGCCCCTGCAGCCATTGTTGCACCTCTGCAATACGTCCAACTTGCAGCTTCCCCACTTCCAGTAGTCACTCGGTACGTCCAGGCCGTGGCCCCGCAACCCGAGACCGTCGTGGTCACGCAAACGCGAGTCGTCGAGGTCCCCGTCACCAAATACGTCAACGTACCCGCCCCTGCTCCCGCCCCTAAAGTTGTGACCAGATACGTCAAActtgacgacgacgatgatgatatcAAAATCCTCCGTGCTGTCCAAGCCCCCGCTGCTGCACCAGCTCCTGTTCTCAGGGTTGCTCCCGCTCCTGCTCCTGCACCAATCTTGAAGGCTGCTCCTGCACCAGCACCTGCTCCCGCAGTAGTGGTATCCCGCAGGGTGGTTGACGATGATGACAGCCATGAGAGAAAGTAAAGTGGAGCAAGGAGTGATATCCTCCAGCATGTTTCGCCTAGTCGGTACCTCCTACAATTTCCCGCCTGTCTTTGACTCTAAATTTGTTATCGTCATTCTGTCGTACTCAGAGTTTAATAAATCTATTTAGATTGTACTTTGTTGCTCGTCTGATTCTGCCCCTTAATCATCACTACTATTCCTAAATGATTGCTCAAGTTGCTTGTGTTCAAAATTTCACCTAGCTGGAAAAGATATCCTACATCACCATGAACTCATATAAAGATGAATGCAATGAAATTCAAATATCGAGGGTTACAATGTAATCAACTAACAGTTATTAGACTTCATGTCTCTTCTTCCAGTTTTATGAAGCCGATTTGGTCATACAAATTTTTTTGTAATTCACGTAACTAAATCTGTATCATATACATTGAGAAAGCGACAGGATATCCAAAAACTACTGGTGAAATGTACCTAGAACATCAACCTTCTGGTTTTATTATACTTAAATATTTTGTTCAGTGCTTATAATTACATCAATTCTTTCTTCTTCAACCATGGTGGAAGGAGACTCATTTCTAAACCCTTCATCTACACAAGGGATAAGGCTGCAATACACAAGCTACTGATACATTTCTCCCACAGCTGTTCCATGACGTTGTTTTGGCCACTGGGAAATATACCTGTAATTCCTATTCCGCCAAGATGCCAGAgaatttttaaatcaatcaatcaatcaatcactattcCCTCCAGATATTTATTGGATACAAGGTTGATATGTctacatacaaatatttaaaatgacaatttttacAAGAATGATCATCGCTAAAGTGGCCAAAAGAAAACATGCTAAGATTATTTGCTGGATTTGAGATGCACAAGGGTATGCGAACTACCTACAAATTTCCACCTTATACAAATAGGTATTTCTTGGCTAAAGAcacatcaccattttttttttcagacgaaaTGTGACATTCATCACTTAATTGAAAGAACGAAATGGGGATTTAGTTAAGCCATCCCAAACATGAATATGACGAATGTAGACATGGAGTGCCATAGACAACAAATTAGAGTGAAATGGGATGCCACAAGAATAAATAAGATGTAGTTTTTCTgtaaagatgttcacaaacaaacaaataaataaaagaagtaacaaacagacgaaacagacaggggtgagtacataccctttgcaaaatcttcgattaaaaaaaaaaaaaaaaaaaaaaatcttaccctcacctgtttttttttttttttttttttttgggggggggtttataataagaaaaaaacgcCTTACTCTTTCATAAGAAGATGAATAAAGACAAGACTAAATCATTCTAATGGAATCAGCAACAGGAACCGCCTATGATAAGCTCTCGGACCTGTTGACCTTGAGCAAAAACGTATCGTAGATAAGAACGTTTGTCACCTTAAAAACGTAATTTTTTATGATATTCCCCTTTTGCATAACATGATAAGATTTGCTTCGTAGAGGTACTCttcttaccttcgccaacgaagttggaaggaggttatgttttatcccttgtttgtgtgtgtgtttgtttatgaacagcttcctgaaggaggttatgttttacccccttgtttgtgtgtgtgtgtgagtgtttgtttatgaacagcttcctgaaggaggttatattttaccccctgctttgtgtgtgtgtgtgcgtgtgtgtgtgtgtgtgtgtgtttgtttatgaacagcttcctgaaggaggttatgttttaccccctggtttgtgtgtgtgtgtgtgtgtgtgtgtttgtttgtttatgaacagcttcctgaaggaggttatattttacccccttttttgtgtgtgtgtgtgtgtgtgtgtgtttgtttgtgaacagcttcctgaaggaggttatattttacccccttgtttgtgtgtgtgtgtgtgtgtgtgtgtttgtttgtgaacagcttcctgaaggaggttatattttacccccttgtttgtgtgtgtgtgtgtgtgtgtgtgtgtttgtttatgaacagcttcctgaaggaggttatgttttacccccttgtttgtgtgtgtgtgtgtttgtttgtgaacagcttcctgaaggaggttatattttacaccttgtttgtgtgtgtatatgtgtgtgtttgtttgtttatgaacagcttcaacaagaaggttatgttttaccccctgtttttctctgtgtgtgtgtgtgtgtgtgtgtgtgtgtgtgtgtttgtctgtgaacagcttcctgcccacaattttaatcgtagagtaatgaaacttgcagggattaactgttatgtaaaaagctggaaatgattaaattttgaaaggtcaaggtcaaaggtcgaggagaaggtcaagaaataagctgccgtggtggaggtctacgctctactgagtgcccctctatttcttAATTATGAGGTCGTATAAAATCTGaagggtattttttttatttttgtgtctcCTTCTGaacatattttttcctgttggagcccttgggcttatattatcttgcttttccaactagggttgtaccttagctaataataataataataataataataataataataataatgacaataataataatagtagtaataataataataataataataataataataataataatgataatgacaataataataatagtagtagtagtagtggtagtaataatagtaataataataataatgataatgacaataataataatagtagtagtagtagtagtagtagtaataataataataataatagctgtgacCCACAGCAATCGACTAACAATCAGGTACAGTTTCGCCAGGGATAAAAGTCGCATGAAATGCGAGGTAAAATTTTGAGTATTTTGTGAGGATTACCTCTTCGATGTCCGCACatttattaaactctctctctctctctctctctctctctctctctctctctcctctctctctctctctctctctctctctctctctctcaaaagtttccATGATTTGTTCCTAGAATCCCAGTGcaaggaagtaaaaatagacaTTATTGTGATGCGATATCTGATTCATACGCTATTAAGTgacataacagtatatatatatatatatatatatatatatatatatatatatatatatatatatatatatgtatatatatatatatatatatatatatatatatatatgtatatatgtatatacatatatatatatatatatatatatatatatatatatatgtatatatgtatacatatatatatgtatatatatatatatatatatatatatatatatatagtgtgtgtgtgcgatatatatgtatatataatacatgtatgtatgtatatatataccagtatatctgtgtatatatatatatatatatatatatatatatatatatatatatatatacagtatatataccggtatatatatatatatatatatatatatatatatatatatatacagatatactggtatatatatacatacatacatgtattatatatacatatatatcgcacacacacacacactatatatatatatatatatatatatatatatatatatatatatatatatatatatacacacatatatatatatgtatacatatatacatatatatatatatatatatatatatatatttatgtgtgtgtatacgtataagcATATACCTGTATCCATTAAGCAACAAAGCCAACAATGGCATAAACTATCACAGCATACAAAAACAACCAAAACTATTATATTAAAcacaaaaaaaacaaggaaataaaaacaacattaaaaaaaactgcCCTAAAAACTGGCCAGCCTCCtgatctcgaaaaaaaaaaaacgcatccaCCCATATATTGCTTTTATTTAACAAAAAAATTCTAGACATGTACTATGTAGTCTAcgagtacgagtacgatgaggacagggaagtggggaatatggggaaaggagaagtacccctggatacaatccagtttatagcccgagggcaggtacctgggatgggaaaggagaagggaaaaagggggggaaaatgaagtacagggaaagaataaaagagaggggcagaccctcaagctacattagatagtagtagagttatttcaagacgggaagagacaggaaggaataggaaaggttttttggttcacgccaagcaaaaggacaccaatcgactgtcaccattacgttaattgagtgattgtcaccattatgttgtttaagtagggtatgatggttaatgaaggtttttttttttttatttattttttttttttttggttaatgaaggtttttttttttttttttggttaatgaaggttttttttttttttttttttgatgatgaagtaatgcttaaatgaaattacaatttaatttcaaaatgaatctataatgaaatcaatcagatgaaatgaatctgggtCTAGGAGGCTTATATGCAGCTTGTAATTTCATAAACATTCTCTccattggaaacgaccctgcctgacgatctgctggaatggggttcgaAACCCACTAAAGCTCGatattttctagtagtgtctgcaaccttactatcctcttgagctaagaatggggttttTGGGAGAGCCTATTAAAGGTAGGAAATAAGGGTATTATACGGAATAATCAATTATATGTAAGGTTCAATACTAGCTATTTCAACCCTTTTGTAATTATGatttgaaattagttattttttttctttttttttgtaaagagttaACTATTGTTAATATTCCAGTACTTCTCCCTTAACTTAACCAGGAATAAGTATCTtactataaaacaataataataataataataataataataataataataataataatcccgctcttgttaataataataataataataataataataataataataattattattattattatcattattattattattacctaagctacaaccctaattggaaaagcagcatgctataaacgcaagggctccagccgggaaaaatagccttgtgaggaaaggaaacaagcaaataaacaaactacaagggaagtaattaacaattaaaataaaatattttaagaacggtaacatcattgaaataaattattcatatataaactatgaaactaaaataaataaacaagaggaagacaaatatatagaatagtgttcccaagtgtaccctcaagcaagagaactctaccccttaGAAATATGTTCCGAgagttaatttttctaaatttatacCAATTACTCCAATGAAAAACTAGTCTTTTATCTATACTTAAAAAGTTgattttgatataaaatatataattgtttaCTAATTAAAAAATACCATAAACAACTAATCTACGGTATttgaaaaacatttaaaattaaCAAAGTAAACTACGGTAAagtaataaaatcatatttaacagataaaacaataataaaaaaaagcttcactatctaaaaaaagaaataaaaatattaaatatgtcGCACCAATTTAAAAGTGTTTTAATATTAAACAATCAACGCAACCCGTATTCAAGGAGACAAGACGAAACCGTAACACAGATATAAATGATAATAAGACAGCGCAACCCGTATTTAACGAGACAAGACGAATTCGTAACACGgatataacttatgataaaacAACGCAACCCGTATTTAACGAGACAAGACGGAAACCGTAACGCGGATATAACTTATGATAACACAACGCAACCCGTATTTAACGAGACAAGACGAAACCGTAACGCggatataactaataataagacAACGCAACCCGTATTTAAGGAGACAAGACGAAACCGTAACACGgatataacttatgataaaacAACGCAACCCGTATCTAACGAGACAAGACGGAAACCGTAACGCagatataaatgataataacacaACGTAACCCGTATTTAACGAGACAAGACGAAACCGTAACGCGGATATAACCAATAATAAGACAACGCAACCCGTATTTAAGGAGACAAGACGAAACCGTAACGCGGATATAACCGATAATAACACAACGCAACCCGTATGAAACGAGACAAGACGAAACCGTAACGCggatataactaataataagacAACGCAACCCGTATTTAAGGACACAAGACGAAACCGTAACGCGGATATAACCAATAATAAGACAACGCAACCCGTATTTAAGGAGACAAGATGAAACCGTAACGctgatataactaataataagacAACGCAACCCGTATTTAAGGAGACAAGACGAAACCGTAACACGGATATAACAAGATATAAGAGCAACTAAGGACAGGCGAGATCCAATAATATCTATTTGCATAGTTGAACTCGATATGGCAAAGAGCGAATTTCAATTTAAATACTAACTGGCATCAGAGAAATATTTTGCTTAGAAGTAAGCATTTGAAGATAGACATCAATTTTGAAAATTTGAAGATGATAACATGTTCTTATCTCTTATCAAatcataaacgatatatatatatatatatatatatatatatatatatatatatatatatatatatatatatatatatatatatctatatatatgatatatatatatatatgatatatatatatatatatatatatatatatatatatatatatatatatatatatatatatatatatatatatagatatatctaaatatatatatagatatatctaaatatatatatatatatatatatatatatatatatatatatatatatatatatatacatatatatatatatgtgtgtgtgtgtgtgtgtgtgtgtgtgtgtacatgctatgaaaatcaacacaatgccTTATTTAATTAGGAATAAAATTTCTTCAcgctgggatcgaaccttagtcttTTAAGATGAAAGGcaaggtggtatatatatatatatatatatatatatatatatatatatatatatatatatatatatatatatatatatatagataaagatagaaaaatatataaataaatatataaataaactcttataaaattcatacatttatgtaaacacaaattatatccacaacaacaaatgcagctgtttctagttctctgcaggacaaaggactcagacatgtccttattcacgtctgaagtttggccattttcataaccacactAGCCACTGGCCATTGGTGAGAGACTTTAgactgattactcacagcaaaccaacctagtatgggtggccctgactagtgcagctttgctgatcatggtaatacacaaaccgtTTTATCACGTTatggtattacatatatatatatatatatatatatatatatatatatatatatatatatatatatatatatatatatatatatatatatatatatataacggattttgagcgaagcttatataaacaatactggaaccttgtactcaactttccagaagaaggcgaggccgagggtagagacatggctaagatgcaagtcgataagatacgcacagggaaaaatccgtctagtaaggcaagctactatgcgaaggatggggacggacgtgacgtcatttagcaatgacgcccgtttgtttacgtctcgagtaccaaaagtagccacggacgagattagctgtggaacggctccccagct from Palaemon carinicauda isolate YSFRI2023 unplaced genomic scaffold, ASM3689809v2 scaffold548, whole genome shotgun sequence includes:
- the LOC137637138 gene encoding skin secretory protein xP2-like, whose protein sequence is MEATCKAPIAKTTFVKAHPLLPSLPSKMKFVALLALVGLASCRTTLIGGDRATDVTLQYSYLDEFGREIDVSLEADRLGLGLLNAAPAPTLKAAPAPAPAPAPAPAPAPAPAAIVAPLQYVQLAASPLPVVTRYVQAVAPQPETVVVTQTRVVEVPVTKYVNVPAPAPAPKVVTRYVKLDDDDDDIKILRAVQAPAAAPAPVLRVAPAPAPAPILKAAPAPAPAPAVVVSRRVVDDDDSHERK